In one Umezawaea sp. Da 62-37 genomic region, the following are encoded:
- a CDS encoding LysM peptidoglycan-binding domain-containing protein — translation MTDYLIDISSWQGTDIGWTAVRDHNIIGCSVKVTEADDYTNPAADSQIDGARGIGIAAGGYHFAQPGNVSAQVDHFVHHLRARGLLDSGALWPMLDMEADGFGDPNGFIAEFIRLYRERSGRRQILVYANQNWFTTRLRPDEWADDDVILWCAQYNGDPGNLDYAHPRLGLHQHTSKGNVNGFAGNVDRNVTMPGWSIGSMVLDGAPAPDPGPGQPDPTPPGDWTSYTVVWGDTLSGIAARFGTTVATLANANGIANPNLIGVGQVLRVPGTGGDDSGEAYQIQPGDTLSALAARWGTTVAAIANRNGIANPNLIRAGAWINRP, via the coding sequence TTGACCGACTACCTCATTGACATCAGCTCGTGGCAGGGCACCGACATCGGCTGGACCGCCGTGCGCGACCACAACATCATTGGATGCTCGGTGAAGGTCACCGAAGCCGACGACTACACCAACCCCGCCGCCGACAGCCAGATCGACGGCGCCCGCGGCATCGGCATCGCCGCAGGCGGCTACCACTTCGCCCAGCCCGGCAACGTCAGCGCCCAGGTCGACCACTTCGTGCACCACCTGCGTGCCCGTGGGCTGCTCGACTCCGGGGCGCTGTGGCCGATGCTCGACATGGAAGCCGACGGCTTCGGCGACCCCAACGGATTCATCGCCGAGTTCATCCGGCTCTACCGCGAACGTTCCGGCCGCCGCCAGATCCTCGTCTACGCCAACCAGAACTGGTTCACCACCCGGCTACGCCCCGACGAGTGGGCCGACGACGACGTGATCCTGTGGTGCGCCCAATACAACGGCGACCCCGGCAACCTCGACTACGCCCACCCCCGCCTCGGGCTGCACCAGCACACCAGCAAGGGCAACGTGAACGGGTTCGCCGGCAACGTCGACCGCAACGTCACCATGCCCGGCTGGTCGATCGGCTCGATGGTCCTCGACGGCGCACCCGCCCCGGACCCCGGCCCCGGCCAGCCCGACCCCACCCCGCCCGGCGACTGGACCAGCTACACCGTGGTCTGGGGCGACACCCTCTCCGGCATCGCCGCCCGCTTCGGCACCACCGTGGCCACGCTCGCCAACGCGAACGGCATCGCCAACCCCAACCTCATCGGCGTGGGCCAGGTGCTCCGCGTGCCCGGCACGGGTGGCGACGACAGCGGCGAGGCCTACCAGATCCAACCCGGAGACACCCTCTCCGCACTCGCCGCACGGTGGGGCACCACCGTCGCCGCCATCGCCAACCGCAACGGCATCGCCAACCCGAACCTGATCCGAGCCGGAGCGTGGATCAACCGCCCCTGA
- a CDS encoding aldo/keto reductase: MSSTGTSSDETTATGAPRPGGPGLLAGRTVSRIGYGAMQLRQNTDRAAGIAMLRRVVELGVDHIDTAEFYGPANDLIREAIRPEDGVLVASKVGADPDPVGPVPLRLAQRPEQLRASVEVNLKSLGLDAIPLVNLRRTDTGPGVRAAGDQLVDLDDQLATMVELRDEGKIGVIGLSGVSLDVLRRALPAGIACVQNAYSLVSRDDEEILALCAAEGIAWVPFFPLGGDLPGLPKVTDEQAVLDVAESLGATPMQVGLAWLLHHAPNVLLIAGTSNPEHLQANVDAGAIRFDAETLAALDAVPSRSGDILLG, from the coding sequence ATGTCTTCCACCGGTACTTCCTCCGACGAGACCACCGCCACTGGCGCCCCCCGCCCCGGCGGCCCCGGCCTGCTCGCCGGGCGCACCGTCTCCCGCATCGGCTACGGGGCGATGCAGCTGCGCCAGAACACCGACCGCGCCGCGGGCATCGCGATGCTGCGGCGCGTGGTCGAACTCGGCGTCGACCACATCGACACCGCCGAGTTCTACGGCCCGGCCAACGACCTGATCCGCGAGGCGATCCGCCCCGAGGACGGCGTGCTGGTCGCCAGCAAGGTCGGCGCGGACCCGGACCCCGTCGGCCCCGTGCCGCTCCGCCTCGCGCAGCGGCCCGAGCAGCTGCGGGCCAGTGTCGAGGTCAACCTCAAGAGCCTCGGCCTCGACGCGATCCCCCTGGTCAACCTGCGCCGCACCGACACCGGGCCGGGCGTGCGGGCCGCGGGTGACCAGCTGGTCGACCTCGACGACCAGCTGGCGACGATGGTCGAGCTGCGCGACGAGGGCAAGATCGGCGTGATCGGCCTCAGCGGCGTGTCCCTCGACGTCCTGCGGCGGGCGCTCCCGGCGGGCATCGCCTGCGTGCAGAACGCCTACAGCCTCGTGTCCCGCGACGACGAGGAGATCCTCGCCCTCTGCGCCGCCGAGGGCATCGCCTGGGTGCCGTTCTTCCCGCTCGGCGGCGACCTCCCCGGCCTGCCGAAGGTGACCGACGAGCAGGCCGTGCTGGACGTGGCGGAGTCCCTGGGCGCCACGCCGATGCAGGTCGGGCTCGCGTGGCTGCTGCACCACGCCCCGAACGTCCTGCTCATCGCGGGCACCTCGAACCCCGAGCACCTCCAGGCCAACGTCGACGCGGGCGCGATCAGGTTCGACGCCGAGACCCTCGCCGCGCTGGACGCCGTCCCCTCGCGCTCGGGGGACATCCTGCTCGGATGA
- a CDS encoding TetR/AcrR family transcriptional regulator C-terminal domain-containing protein has product MVVWERAQPPTRPTPTPLSREGIVRAAIALADADGLDAVSLRKVAAALDAGPMRLYGYLATKAELLDLMVDEVYGEMIAPPRPPAGNWRDALRDTASRVREAALRHEWFADLLGGRPRLGPHALEHTEMLLAALRADPGFGDIDTVMSAVRTANAYVFGALRSEVTERRAERATGLDERQWQQANGPYLVRVLATGRYPVLSEFVHDGTNLAPGVAFADGLDQVLDGIAVRLAR; this is encoded by the coding sequence GTGGTCGTCTGGGAACGGGCCCAGCCACCGACCCGGCCGACCCCTACCCCTCTGAGCAGGGAGGGGATCGTCCGCGCCGCCATCGCGCTCGCCGACGCCGACGGGTTGGACGCGGTGTCGCTGCGCAAGGTCGCCGCCGCGCTCGACGCGGGCCCGATGCGCCTCTACGGCTACCTCGCCACCAAGGCGGAGTTGCTCGACCTCATGGTGGACGAGGTCTACGGCGAGATGATCGCCCCGCCGAGGCCGCCTGCCGGGAACTGGCGGGACGCCTTGCGCGACACGGCTTCGCGCGTCCGCGAGGCCGCGCTCCGGCACGAGTGGTTCGCCGACCTGCTCGGCGGCAGGCCCCGCCTGGGACCCCACGCGCTGGAGCACACGGAGATGTTGTTGGCGGCACTGCGCGCCGACCCCGGATTCGGCGACATCGACACCGTGATGAGCGCGGTCCGGACGGCGAACGCCTACGTGTTCGGCGCCCTCCGGAGCGAGGTCACCGAGCGGCGCGCCGAGCGCGCCACCGGCCTGGACGAGCGCCAGTGGCAGCAGGCCAACGGCCCCTACCTGGTGCGGGTCCTGGCCACCGGCCGCTACCCGGTGCTGTCCGAGTTCGTCCACGACGGCACGAACCTCGCCCCCGGCGTCGCGTTCGCCGACGGGCTCGACCAGGTCCTCGACGGCATCGCCGTGCGCCTGGCCCGCTGA
- a CDS encoding GP88 family protein — translation MTALGDTAPPRPRPERLITQNSGLRRHGIFNFSLPAWAGRLPDGRTYNTCPTAGVCAAVCYARHGTYRFPQVRAKHQRNLARILDDLPQWEADILAELAHTKFRDGVALRVHDSGDYFSDAYALAWLRIARAVPDVLFYSYTKEVDRFRRLVEPDPPDNFRWVYSYGGKQDHLIDPMTDRVADVFPDEAAIAEAGWNSNAATDLAAVLGPSPVGMSQNNIPHLRRKIGGRTFREWQAAHQARGRDITRDRFHP, via the coding sequence GTGACCGCCCTGGGCGACACCGCCCCACCACGTCCTCGGCCCGAGCGGCTGATCACACAGAACTCCGGCCTGCGCCGACACGGGATCTTCAACTTCTCCCTACCGGCGTGGGCCGGACGTCTGCCCGACGGCCGCACCTACAACACCTGCCCGACGGCCGGGGTGTGCGCGGCGGTCTGCTACGCCCGCCACGGCACCTACCGGTTCCCCCAGGTCCGCGCCAAACACCAACGCAACCTCGCGCGCATCCTCGACGACCTGCCCCAGTGGGAAGCCGACATCCTCGCCGAACTGGCACACACCAAGTTCCGGGACGGCGTGGCACTGCGCGTGCACGACTCGGGCGACTACTTCAGCGACGCCTACGCACTCGCCTGGCTGCGCATCGCCCGCGCCGTCCCGGACGTCCTGTTCTACAGCTACACCAAGGAGGTGGACCGCTTCCGGCGGCTGGTCGAGCCCGACCCGCCGGACAACTTCCGCTGGGTCTACAGCTACGGCGGCAAACAGGACCACCTGATCGACCCGATGACCGATCGGGTGGCCGACGTGTTCCCCGACGAAGCCGCCATCGCCGAAGCCGGGTGGAACAGCAACGCCGCCACCGACCTGGCCGCCGTCCTCGGTCCCAGCCCGGTCGGGATGAGCCAGAACAACATCCCGCACCTACGCCGCAAGATCGGCGGACGCACCTTCCGCGAGTGGCAGGCAGCCCACCAGGCCCGAGGCCGCGACATCACACGCGACCGATTCCACCCCTGA
- a CDS encoding recombinase family protein, whose product MTELFGIRYVRASQDRWGNTVSVDSQEDEGEEFFDENAIIHVATHSDNNLSGSLFARQDRDSYELALADLKSGKANLLWTWDSSRAQRDLEVYTRLRRICIEAGAFWAYGGRIYDMRDPKDRQDTARDAVNAEGRADEISMNSRRGVKARAKKGKHAGPIAYGYRPTYSPETGRSLGWAIVDEESKVIRRIVNWLLDRKTLNWVAKTLNAEGVPCPRDSLWNKRYVARLVDMREHPVEWAEFLEPLTPEDREWAHTIVARVQGGQTLKEVGRELNREGLRHFFPCRWDGTKVKNIALSPPSAGLRRHHGEVVLQKEADPDDSGSTRLVPVKTTWNGIKTHDEHAKLVALLNAPERKTVRDGDRAKHRWSGISQCGVCKGRTTVVFTHGKQRIRCKDKSCVTRDYTLVDAWLTEQALLLLEREDAAQLFRIDDDVTEARTAQKKAEELRARLDSLRVQAMEGKITAESFGIFETDLLPRIEKENEKAKRATLPPALVDIIGTDVRTVFMGLAVTQQREILRAIMRPKVLPTKRKARGRLDTAAIDPGFRYSVPVSAPEPAPDAGGDTVAA is encoded by the coding sequence ATGACAGAACTGTTCGGCATTCGTTACGTGCGCGCTTCGCAGGACCGGTGGGGAAACACGGTCTCCGTCGACTCGCAGGAGGACGAGGGCGAGGAATTCTTCGACGAGAACGCCATCATCCACGTCGCGACCCACAGTGACAACAACCTGAGCGGGTCGTTGTTCGCGAGGCAGGACCGGGATTCCTACGAACTCGCGTTGGCGGATCTCAAGTCCGGTAAGGCGAACCTGCTGTGGACCTGGGACTCCTCACGCGCACAGCGTGACCTTGAGGTCTACACGCGGCTGCGGCGTATCTGCATCGAGGCCGGCGCGTTCTGGGCCTACGGTGGCCGTATCTACGACATGCGCGACCCGAAGGACCGCCAGGACACGGCGCGGGACGCGGTGAATGCCGAAGGTCGTGCCGACGAGATTTCGATGAACTCGCGTCGAGGTGTGAAGGCTCGCGCCAAGAAGGGGAAGCACGCGGGGCCCATCGCCTATGGCTACCGGCCGACCTACAGTCCCGAGACCGGGCGGTCGTTGGGCTGGGCGATCGTGGACGAGGAATCCAAGGTGATCCGCCGGATCGTGAACTGGCTGCTCGACCGCAAAACCCTGAACTGGGTCGCGAAGACGCTCAACGCGGAAGGTGTTCCGTGTCCCCGTGACAGCCTCTGGAACAAGCGCTACGTGGCACGGTTGGTGGACATGAGGGAACACCCGGTCGAATGGGCGGAGTTCCTGGAGCCGTTGACTCCCGAGGATCGTGAGTGGGCACACACGATCGTTGCTCGGGTGCAGGGCGGGCAAACCCTGAAGGAAGTCGGCCGCGAGTTGAACCGGGAGGGCCTGCGGCATTTCTTCCCGTGTCGGTGGGACGGGACGAAGGTCAAGAACATCGCACTGAGCCCGCCGTCGGCCGGGCTGCGTCGCCACCACGGCGAGGTCGTACTACAGAAGGAGGCGGACCCGGACGATTCGGGCTCGACCAGGTTGGTGCCGGTGAAGACCACGTGGAACGGGATCAAGACCCACGACGAGCACGCCAAGCTCGTGGCGTTGCTGAACGCCCCGGAACGCAAGACCGTCCGTGACGGCGACCGGGCCAAGCACCGCTGGAGCGGGATCTCCCAGTGCGGGGTGTGCAAGGGCCGTACCACCGTGGTGTTCACCCACGGCAAGCAGCGCATCCGCTGCAAGGACAAGTCGTGTGTGACTCGTGACTACACGCTGGTGGACGCGTGGTTGACCGAACAGGCGTTGCTGTTGTTGGAGCGGGAGGACGCAGCCCAGTTGTTCCGCATCGACGACGATGTGACCGAGGCTCGCACGGCGCAGAAGAAGGCCGAGGAGTTGCGGGCGCGGCTGGACTCGCTCCGTGTCCAGGCGATGGAAGGGAAGATCACGGCGGAGTCGTTCGGCATCTTCGAGACCGACTTGCTGCCCAGGATCGAGAAGGAGAACGAGAAGGCCAAGCGGGCGACCCTGCCCCCGGCGTTGGTCGACATCATCGGCACCGACGTCCGGACGGTGTTCATGGGACTGGCGGTGACCCAGCAGCGCGAGATCCTGCGGGCGATCATGCGCCCGAAGGTCCTGCCGACCAAGCGCAAGGCGCGGGGTCGGCTGGACACCGCCGCGATCGACCCCGGTTTCCGGTACTCGGTGCCGGTGAGCGCCCCGGAGCCTGCGCCCGATGCGGGCGGTGACACGGTCGCGGCGTAG
- a CDS encoding dihydrofolate reductase family protein, which translates to MTERKLIANVTLSIDGFSAGPGGDMGWLVEHSVHDQMTTYFAGVWSGADTVLLGRSNYEGFFGFWPSVAADPNGSGRSHDMALWLDRVEKVVFSTTVTEAAWQNARIAKQGLEDEVRELKASPGRDIIVLSSASVIRSLLKADLVDELRVHLAPEILGDGLRFFGEDVPASSWALDGANTMATGSVSLTYRRKR; encoded by the coding sequence ATGACCGAGCGGAAGCTCATCGCGAACGTGACCCTCTCGATCGACGGCTTCTCGGCCGGTCCCGGCGGGGACATGGGGTGGCTGGTCGAGCACTCGGTGCACGACCAGATGACGACGTACTTCGCGGGCGTCTGGAGCGGTGCCGACACGGTGCTGCTCGGCCGGTCCAACTACGAGGGCTTCTTCGGCTTCTGGCCGTCGGTGGCCGCGGACCCGAACGGGTCGGGCCGCAGCCACGACATGGCGCTGTGGCTGGACCGGGTGGAGAAGGTCGTCTTCTCGACCACGGTGACCGAGGCGGCCTGGCAGAACGCGCGGATCGCCAAGCAGGGCCTGGAGGACGAGGTCCGCGAGCTCAAGGCCTCGCCCGGCCGCGACATCATCGTGCTCAGCAGCGCCAGTGTCATCCGCTCGCTGCTGAAGGCCGACCTGGTCGACGAACTGCGCGTCCACCTCGCCCCGGAGATCCTCGGCGACGGCCTGCGCTTCTTCGGCGAGGACGTCCCCGCCTCGTCGTGGGCGCTCGACGGCGCCAACACCATGGCCACCGGCTCGGTCTCCCTGACCTACCGCCGCAAGCGCTGA
- a CDS encoding TetR/AcrR family transcriptional regulator — protein MTAPEPTPSDVHADPPVRPPRVDAKRNREKLLTAARDAFTAANDTVTLESIARDAGVGIGTLYRHFPTREALVEAVYANEIDDVANSAPVLLASLEPEAALRAWMKRYAAFVATKRGMIGTLRAGWESGSMATPVTRERVTGAIAMILAEGVRTGTLRADVTPEDVAAMLLGVFLSTTASGEPERTATLLELVVDAVRPPARRS, from the coding sequence TTGACCGCGCCCGAACCGACGCCCTCCGACGTCCACGCCGACCCGCCCGTGCGCCCACCCCGCGTGGACGCGAAGCGCAACCGCGAGAAGCTCCTGACCGCCGCCCGTGACGCCTTCACGGCGGCGAACGACACCGTCACCCTCGAATCCATCGCCCGCGACGCCGGAGTGGGCATCGGCACCCTCTACCGGCACTTCCCCACACGCGAAGCGCTGGTCGAGGCGGTGTACGCCAACGAGATCGACGACGTCGCGAACAGCGCCCCCGTCCTGCTCGCCTCACTCGAACCCGAGGCCGCCCTGCGGGCGTGGATGAAGCGCTACGCGGCTTTCGTCGCGACCAAGCGCGGGATGATCGGCACGCTCCGCGCGGGCTGGGAGTCGGGCAGCATGGCCACACCGGTCACCAGGGAGCGCGTCACCGGCGCCATCGCGATGATCCTGGCCGAGGGGGTGCGGACCGGGACCCTCCGCGCGGACGTCACCCCCGAGGACGTCGCCGCGATGCTCCTGGGCGTCTTCCTCTCCACGACGGCCAGTGGCGAGCCGGAGCGGACCGCCACGCTCCTCGAACTGGTCGTCGACGCGGTCCGCCCACCCGCTCGTCGGTCATGA
- a CDS encoding nitroreductase/quinone reductase family protein produces the protein MSFNQSTIDEFRANHGQVGGFFAGGDLLLLTTTGARSGAAHTVPLGYVRDGDELLVVASAGGADRHPAWFHNLLAHPLVRVEVGTEAFDAVATPAGDDRRELLFERVTAVAPGYADYQGKTSRTLPVVVLRRSEPAPPEVTTLAGKLVEVHGWLREQLVQVRVEADEYFAARNRPGPAPAPGLGLQLRKHCLEFCDALAFHHRGEDGAVFPGVRHHHPHLGEVLDRLDDEHRVMARVQAGLLVLLDDIGTADPEPFRAALTRLSDELRAHLDHEEEFLLPVLADLPWPPVA, from the coding sequence ATGTCCTTCAACCAATCCACCATCGACGAGTTCCGCGCCAACCACGGCCAGGTCGGCGGCTTCTTCGCGGGCGGCGACCTGCTGCTGCTCACCACCACCGGCGCCAGGTCCGGGGCCGCGCACACCGTCCCGCTCGGCTACGTCCGCGACGGCGACGAGCTGCTGGTCGTCGCCTCCGCCGGGGGCGCGGACCGCCACCCCGCCTGGTTCCACAACCTGCTCGCCCACCCGCTGGTGCGCGTGGAGGTCGGCACCGAGGCGTTCGACGCCGTCGCGACCCCCGCCGGGGACGACCGGCGCGAGCTGCTGTTCGAGCGGGTCACCGCGGTCGCGCCCGGCTACGCCGACTACCAGGGCAAGACCAGCCGCACGCTGCCCGTCGTGGTGCTTCGGCGTTCCGAACCGGCGCCGCCCGAGGTCACCACCCTGGCCGGGAAGCTGGTCGAGGTCCACGGCTGGCTGCGCGAGCAGCTGGTCCAGGTCCGCGTCGAGGCCGACGAGTACTTCGCCGCACGGAACCGGCCCGGCCCCGCGCCCGCGCCGGGCCTCGGGCTCCAGCTGCGCAAGCACTGCCTGGAGTTCTGCGACGCGCTCGCGTTCCACCACCGGGGCGAGGACGGCGCGGTCTTCCCCGGCGTCCGCCACCACCACCCCCACCTGGGGGAGGTGCTCGACCGGCTCGACGACGAGCACCGCGTGATGGCCCGCGTCCAAGCGGGTCTGCTCGTGCTGCTCGACGACATCGGCACCGCCGACCCCGAGCCGTTCCGCGCCGCCCTGACCAGGTTGTCCGACGAACTGCGGGCGCACCTGGACCACGAGGAGGAGTTCCTGCTCCCCGTGCTGGCCGACCTGCCGTGGCCCCCGGTGGCCTGA
- a CDS encoding EamA family transporter produces the protein MTTTALRPTAPSAPRAASVGLVLGGILSQQVGAAVASMVFPLAGPLGVVALRLTISALVMLAVCRPSVRGYRRADWAVVVLFGVALAVMNMLFYQAIARIPLGAAVTLEVLGPLVLSVVTSRRASSWLWAGLALVGVALLGRGGFDGLDPVGTAFALGAGALWAAYIVCSARTGSRFPKADGLALAMAVSAVISLPLGLSGALFHPVTLALGAVVALLSSALPYTLELLSLRTLRQSTFAILMSLAPAVAALAGYAVLGQDLAWPDVAAIVLVVVAGIGAVRGSGR, from the coding sequence GTGACCACCACCGCGCTCCGCCCGACAGCCCCCTCCGCACCCCGCGCCGCTTCCGTGGGCCTGGTGCTCGGCGGCATCCTGTCCCAGCAGGTCGGGGCCGCGGTGGCCTCGATGGTGTTCCCGCTCGCGGGCCCGCTGGGCGTGGTGGCGCTGCGGCTGACGATCTCCGCGCTGGTCATGCTCGCGGTGTGCCGCCCGTCGGTGCGCGGCTACCGGCGTGCGGACTGGGCGGTGGTCGTGCTGTTCGGCGTGGCACTGGCCGTGATGAACATGCTGTTCTACCAGGCCATCGCCCGGATCCCGCTCGGCGCCGCCGTCACCCTGGAGGTGCTCGGACCGCTGGTCCTGTCCGTCGTCACCTCCCGTCGGGCGTCCAGCTGGCTGTGGGCCGGTCTGGCACTGGTCGGGGTCGCGCTGCTCGGCCGCGGCGGCTTCGACGGCCTCGACCCGGTGGGCACCGCGTTCGCACTGGGCGCCGGGGCGCTGTGGGCCGCCTACATCGTGTGCTCGGCCCGCACCGGCAGCCGCTTCCCCAAGGCCGACGGCCTCGCGCTGGCCATGGCCGTGAGCGCCGTCATCAGCCTCCCGCTCGGCCTCAGCGGCGCCCTGTTCCACCCGGTCACGCTGGCGCTCGGGGCCGTCGTCGCACTGCTGTCCTCCGCGCTGCCGTACACGCTGGAACTGCTGTCCCTGCGCACGCTGCGCCAGTCCACGTTCGCGATCCTGATGAGCCTCGCCCCCGCCGTCGCCGCGCTCGCCGGGTACGCCGTCCTCGGCCAGGACCTGGCCTGGCCCGATGTCGCCGCGATCGTGCTGGTGGTCGTCGCGGGCATCGGCGCCGTCCGCGGCTCGGGCCGCTGA
- a CDS encoding LysR family transcriptional regulator, with protein MTVELRHLRCFLAIAEEANITRAAARLHLGQPALSRTLRQLEEHLGVRLVDRSTHHLHLTEAGHAFRTRALTAVAAVDDALDPTRVGTWPLRLGHAWAALGDHTTALLRRWRETHPETPLELLRITDATAGLDQGKTDVALVRGPVSGPRALLLAEPRLAAVPTGSDLAGRPALALADLTDQVIVLNPPTGTTTTALWPAAIRPSTTVVVANTDDWLAAIASGRGVGVTTAGTAGIHAYPGVAYVPLTDAPPVPVHLVWTDPPRHPAIPDLLALARDVVGG; from the coding sequence ATGACCGTTGAGCTGCGTCACCTGCGCTGCTTCCTCGCCATCGCGGAGGAAGCCAACATCACGCGCGCCGCGGCCCGCCTGCACCTCGGGCAGCCCGCGCTGTCGCGCACGCTGCGGCAGCTGGAGGAGCACCTCGGGGTGCGGCTGGTCGACCGGTCCACCCACCACCTGCACCTCACCGAGGCCGGGCACGCGTTCCGCACCAGGGCGCTGACCGCCGTCGCCGCGGTCGACGACGCGCTCGACCCGACCCGCGTCGGCACGTGGCCGTTGCGGCTGGGGCACGCCTGGGCGGCGCTCGGCGACCACACGACCGCGTTGCTGCGGCGGTGGCGCGAGACCCACCCGGAGACACCGCTGGAGCTGCTGCGCATCACCGATGCCACGGCCGGGTTGGACCAGGGGAAGACGGACGTCGCCCTGGTCCGCGGCCCGGTGAGCGGCCCCCGCGCGCTGCTGCTGGCCGAGCCGCGGCTGGCGGCCGTGCCGACCGGAAGCGACCTCGCCGGCCGTCCGGCGCTGGCGCTCGCGGACCTGACCGACCAGGTGATCGTCCTGAACCCGCCGACCGGCACCACGACCACGGCGTTGTGGCCCGCCGCGATCCGGCCTTCGACGACGGTGGTCGTCGCCAACACCGACGACTGGCTGGCCGCCATCGCCTCCGGGCGGGGCGTCGGCGTCACGACCGCGGGCACCGCCGGGATCCACGCCTACCCCGGCGTCGCCTACGTCCCGCTCACCGACGCGCCACCCGTGCCCGTGCACCTGGTGTGGACCGACCCGCCCCGGCACCCGGCCATCCCCGACCTGCTCGCGCTGGCCCGCGACGTCGTGGGCGGCTGA
- a CDS encoding NAD(P)/FAD-dependent oxidoreductase, translating to MTIAIIGAGPAGLVLARTLHVHGIDATVHEREPSRTARTQGGMLDLRLDSGQRALREADLEAGFLAIARREGQDMRLLDHTGTLLLQEDTADDAPMLHPEVDRADLRDLLLDSLPAETVKWGRAFRDVTALPEGGYRIRFADGTTTDCALVVGADGAHSRVRPLVTDARPHYFGVTAVDLAIPDVDRAHPDLAAAVGRGNYFAVGDNQTLGAQRNGDGSVRVGLTFRVPEDWPTTSGLPLDDPADTRAALEELFAGWAPEITALIRASGDTITIRPTNVLPVGLTWDSVPGATLLGDAAHLMPPVGLGANMAMLDGAELALALAAHPGDPDTAVRVYEAGMFPRTAAAARQSCDVLDMLMSPRGARNMLEFFQPAG from the coding sequence ATGACCATCGCCATCATCGGGGCGGGCCCCGCGGGCCTCGTCCTCGCCCGCACCCTGCACGTCCACGGCATCGACGCCACCGTCCACGAACGCGAACCCTCCCGCACCGCGCGCACCCAGGGCGGAATGCTCGACCTGCGGCTCGACAGCGGCCAGCGCGCCCTGCGCGAAGCGGACCTGGAGGCGGGGTTCCTCGCGATCGCCCGCCGCGAAGGCCAGGACATGCGACTCCTCGACCACACCGGCACGCTGCTGCTCCAGGAGGACACCGCCGACGACGCGCCGATGCTCCACCCCGAGGTCGACCGCGCCGACCTGCGGGACCTGCTGCTCGACTCGCTGCCGGCCGAGACGGTCAAGTGGGGGCGGGCGTTCCGCGACGTCACCGCGTTGCCGGAAGGCGGGTACCGGATCCGCTTCGCCGACGGCACCACCACCGACTGCGCCCTGGTCGTCGGCGCGGACGGCGCCCACTCCCGCGTCCGCCCGCTGGTCACCGACGCCCGGCCGCACTACTTCGGCGTCACCGCGGTCGACCTCGCCATCCCCGACGTCGACCGCGCCCACCCCGACCTGGCCGCGGCCGTCGGACGCGGGAACTACTTCGCGGTCGGCGACAACCAGACCCTGGGCGCCCAGCGCAACGGCGACGGTTCCGTCCGCGTGGGCCTCACCTTCCGCGTCCCGGAGGACTGGCCCACCACCTCGGGCCTCCCCCTCGACGACCCCGCCGACACCCGCGCCGCCCTGGAGGAACTGTTCGCGGGCTGGGCACCGGAGATCACCGCCCTCATCAGGGCGAGCGGGGACACCATCACCATCCGCCCCACGAACGTGCTGCCGGTGGGCCTGACCTGGGACAGCGTGCCCGGCGCCACGCTGCTCGGCGATGCCGCCCACCTCATGCCCCCGGTGGGCCTGGGCGCCAACATGGCCATGCTCGACGGCGCCGAACTCGCGCTGGCCCTCGCCGCCCACCCCGGCGACCCGGACACCGCCGTCCGGGTCTACGAGGCGGGGATGTTCCCCCGCACCGCCGCCGCCGCACGCCAGTCCTGCGACGTCCTGGACATGCTGATGTCCCCGAGGGGCGCGCGGAACATGCTGGAGTTCTTCCAGCCCGCCGGGTGA